In Ruminococcaceae bacterium BL-6, a genomic segment contains:
- a CDS encoding FAD-dependent oxidoreductase codes for MRSIPKDVVIIGGGPAGLAAATELRRQGIQDILVLEREKTSGGILRQCIHDGFGLTRFGESLSGPEYAARFQEEAGRLGIDCRTDTMVISVSPQREVTAVSRGGLVRYRARAVILTMGCRERTRGALAIPGERPAGVFTAGVAQAYLNLYNTMVGKDVVILGSGDIGMIMARRMTLEGANVKAVFEIQPYPSGLPRNIQQCLIDYNIPLYLSHTVTEIHGRERLTGVTVSRVDERRRPIPGTEREYPCDTLILSVGLIPENELSRRAGVTLDGHTQGAVVDEYFRTGVEGIFSAGNVLHVHDLVDFVSLEAERTAGAVAEYIKSGSLPPCRLNISCGDGMGNTVPQKISGKKDVRISLRVSRPFRDCAIQVIQNGKVIVSSPRKGNVNPAEMVQVSVPQSVLAPDGDLEVKVKC; via the coding sequence ATGAGATCCATTCCAAAAGACGTCGTGATCATAGGCGGCGGCCCGGCGGGGCTGGCCGCGGCGACGGAGCTGCGCAGGCAGGGAATTCAGGATATTCTGGTGCTGGAGCGCGAGAAAACGTCAGGGGGAATCCTGCGCCAGTGCATCCACGACGGCTTCGGGCTGACCCGGTTCGGGGAGAGCCTTTCCGGCCCGGAATATGCCGCGCGGTTTCAGGAAGAGGCCGGGCGGCTGGGAATCGACTGCCGCACGGACACCATGGTGATCTCCGTTTCCCCGCAGCGGGAAGTGACGGCTGTTTCGCGCGGCGGGCTGGTCAGGTACCGGGCAAGGGCGGTCATTCTTACCATGGGATGCCGCGAGCGTACCAGAGGCGCCCTCGCGATCCCCGGCGAGAGGCCGGCCGGTGTGTTCACGGCGGGGGTCGCTCAGGCTTATCTCAACCTTTACAACACCATGGTCGGAAAAGACGTCGTGATCCTCGGCTCCGGGGACATCGGCATGATCATGGCGCGGCGCATGACCCTGGAAGGGGCGAACGTCAAGGCCGTGTTCGAGATTCAGCCGTATCCCAGCGGGCTGCCCCGCAATATCCAGCAGTGCCTGATCGATTACAACATCCCGCTTTATCTGAGCCATACGGTGACGGAAATCCACGGCCGGGAGCGGCTGACGGGCGTCACGGTGAGCCGGGTGGATGAACGGCGCAGGCCGATCCCCGGCACGGAACGGGAGTATCCCTGCGATACGCTGATCCTTTCGGTTGGCCTGATCCCGGAAAACGAGCTTTCCCGCAGGGCGGGCGTGACGCTCGACGGCCATACGCAGGGCGCGGTGGTCGACGAGTATTTCCGTACCGGGGTCGAGGGAATCTTTTCCGCGGGGAATGTCCTGCACGTTCACGACCTGGTCGATTTTGTCTCTCTGGAAGCGGAGAGGACGGCCGGCGCTGTGGCCGAATACATCAAATCGGGCAGCCTTCCGCCATGCCGCCTGAACATCTCCTGTGGGGACGGGATGGGGAACACGGTCCCGCAGAAAATCAGCGGAAAAAAAGACGTCAGGATTTCCCTGCGAGTGAGCCGCCCGTTTCGGGACTGCGCCATCCAGGTGATCCAGAACGGAAAAGTGATTGTGTCGTCGCCCCGAAAGGGAAACGTCAATCCGGCGGAAATGGTTCAGGTTTCGGTGCCGCAGAGCGTGCTCGCGCCGGATGGGGATCTGGAGGTGAAGGTGAAGTGCTGA
- a CDS encoding Pirin-like protein CC_0481 yields the protein MAERKILKMVRGRETVDGAGVHLVRVLSNRDVEDFDPFLMLDSFDSTDPGDYIAGFPMHPHRGIETITYLISGRIEHEDSLGNKGAIDAGKSQWMTAGSGILHQEMPKPSERMLGFQLWLNLPRTEKMTAPAYFDITPDRMGTAREGNAEIRVISGSFSGVSGVKPPHIPASLYDIRLPRGEKLDIVTPPEETVFVFSIVGQALISGRTVPEKTAVLFGEGDRICVGAPPDSDSRVIFFSGKPLHEPVSWGGPIVMNTREELELAFQELEEGTFIKHP from the coding sequence ATGGCAGAAAGAAAAATTCTGAAAATGGTGCGGGGCCGGGAAACGGTGGATGGGGCCGGGGTGCACCTGGTTCGTGTGCTGAGCAACCGGGATGTGGAGGACTTCGATCCGTTTCTGATGCTGGATTCGTTTGACTCCACCGATCCCGGGGATTATATCGCGGGATTTCCGATGCATCCCCACCGCGGGATCGAGACGATCACCTATCTGATTTCCGGCAGGATCGAACACGAGGACAGCCTTGGAAACAAGGGCGCGATCGATGCGGGGAAGAGCCAGTGGATGACCGCGGGGAGCGGGATCCTGCATCAGGAAATGCCGAAGCCTTCCGAACGGATGCTCGGGTTCCAGCTTTGGCTGAACCTGCCCCGGACGGAAAAGATGACGGCTCCGGCCTATTTTGATATCACGCCGGACCGGATGGGGACGGCCCGCGAGGGCAATGCGGAAATCCGGGTGATTTCCGGCTCCTTTTCCGGCGTTTCCGGGGTGAAGCCGCCCCACATTCCGGCATCCCTTTACGATATCAGGCTTCCCCGCGGGGAAAAACTGGATATCGTAACTCCTCCGGAGGAGACCGTGTTCGTGTTTTCCATTGTGGGACAGGCTCTGATTTCCGGGCGCACTGTTCCGGAAAAAACGGCGGTGCTGTTCGGGGAGGGGGATCGCATCTGCGTCGGCGCGCCCCCGGATTCCGATTCCAGGGTGATCTTCTTTTCCGGGAAACCCCTTCACGAGCCCGTTTCGTGGGGCGGGCCGATCGTCATGAATACCCGGGAAGAGCTGGAGCTTGCGTTTCAGGAGCTGGAAGAGGGAACCTTTATCAAGCATCCGTAA
- a CDS encoding Carbohydrate ABC transporter permease, protein MSAKKANRFFLYLLLALIALIFVVPIFYSLFNSLKSQQEILSVNMTFFPHRPILDNYAYVFARGGKYLNYYRTSVVITVLGVVITVICSAMAGYAFAKLPFKGSGAIMAFILFVVTFPLAALLIPIYIMEYNLGLLNTAWGLIFPNVMNVLPFSVFIMRGVFKAIPKEMEESAEMDGCSVFRTWLNIILPIARNGLVIVTVFSFYSIWGEYTMGKTLATEDSAMPISVALTMLKGDSWNFGVLGAVITMTIIPPIVVFLIFQKQLVEGMVQGAVKG, encoded by the coding sequence ATGAGCGCCAAAAAAGCCAACCGGTTCTTTTTGTACCTTCTGCTCGCCTTGATCGCCCTGATTTTTGTCGTCCCGATCTTTTATAGCCTGTTCAACTCGCTGAAAAGCCAGCAGGAGATTCTGTCTGTCAACATGACGTTTTTCCCGCACAGGCCGATCTTGGACAACTACGCCTATGTGTTTGCCAGAGGGGGAAAATACCTCAATTATTATCGGACCAGCGTCGTCATTACGGTGCTCGGCGTCGTGATCACCGTGATATGCAGCGCCATGGCCGGGTACGCGTTTGCGAAGCTCCCGTTTAAAGGCAGCGGGGCCATCATGGCGTTCATCCTGTTCGTGGTCACGTTCCCGCTTGCGGCCCTTCTGATCCCCATTTACATTATGGAGTATAACCTCGGCCTGCTCAATACCGCCTGGGGCCTGATTTTCCCGAACGTCATGAACGTCCTGCCGTTTTCGGTGTTCATCATGAGGGGGGTTTTCAAAGCCATCCCGAAAGAGATGGAGGAATCCGCGGAAATGGACGGATGCAGCGTGTTCCGGACGTGGCTCAACATCATCCTTCCCATCGCGAGGAACGGCCTTGTCATCGTCACCGTATTTTCCTTTTACAGCATCTGGGGGGAATACACCATGGGCAAGACGCTGGCGACGGAAGACAGCGCCATGCCCATCTCGGTGGCGCTCACCATGCTGAAGGGCGACAGCTGGAACTTCGGGGTGCTCGGCGCCGTCATCACGATGACCATCATTCCGCCCATCGTCGTTTTCCTCATTTTTCAGAAGCAGCTGGTCGAAGGGATGGTTCAGGGGGCCGTGAAAGGATAA
- a CDS encoding Molybdopterin oxidoreductase, which produces MLKTMTCIICPRGCAIQVETKDGKPVSVKGAGCRRGEKYAWQETVSPMRTIASSVLVLNGELPLASVRLTKPVPISRIFPVMEQIKKVRLRAPVAIGQVVIPDVLGLGSDVVATRNVGAAVSKSHLA; this is translated from the coding sequence GTGCTGAAAACGATGACTTGCATCATCTGCCCCAGGGGCTGTGCGATCCAAGTGGAGACGAAGGATGGAAAGCCCGTTTCCGTCAAAGGGGCAGGCTGCCGGCGCGGGGAAAAATACGCGTGGCAGGAAACGGTCAGCCCGATGCGCACCATAGCGAGCTCGGTGCTGGTTTTGAACGGAGAGCTTCCGCTCGCAAGCGTCCGCCTGACAAAACCGGTCCCGATTTCTCGGATTTTCCCGGTGATGGAACAGATCAAAAAAGTGCGCCTGCGGGCTCCCGTCGCAATCGGACAGGTGGTGATCCCGGATGTTCTCGGCCTCGGCAGCGACGTGGTCGCGACCAGAAACGTCGGGGCGGCAGTTTCAAAATCCCATCTTGCATAA
- a CDS encoding FAD/NAD(P)-binding oxidoreductase, which translates to MERRPGKFFFTFENLCPILILVYYRYITEISIKLKKEEDARGGSPLETCMMKDQFDVLIIGSGVVGSAVARELSRYRMKIGVLEKNPDVCCETSGRNSGVVHGGFAYDPGTLKAECCVEGNREFDRTAQELDIPFRRTGKLLVGNTGEDLKSLKKTMETGKLNGCRGLELVDKSAIQKLAPGVQGEFAMFSPMSGIVNPFLFTIALAENARQNGAEFFFCHEVTGVRREADQSYTVETPRGEFRTRWVVNSAGLGCGVISEMLGITGYRIAGSKGNYLILDKRMGALLPLPVYPVPSNTYMGIHVTPTVDGNVIVGPDAEYVKDFTDYGVPAKNMEELAESASRLWPFIRKKDYIRNYSGILPKWVDENGTVQDFVIEVRDDAAPHAVNLVGIESPGLTAALPIARRVVKLIGQREPLTAKKDFDPSRKGITRFSEQPDEKKERLIQENPDYGEVVCRCETVTRAEILQAIRNPLGVSTMTGIKYRTRCMMGRCQGGYCQMRVAQMIRDELGIPAEKLLYSRPHSNLFTGEVRK; encoded by the coding sequence TTGGAAAGACGGCCCGGAAAGTTTTTCTTTACTTTTGAAAATTTGTGTCCTATACTGATATTAGTATATTATAGATATATTACTGAAATATCAATAAAGCTGAAAAAGGAGGAGGACGCCAGGGGAGGTTCCCCCCTGGAAACCTGTATGATGAAAGATCAGTTTGACGTATTGATCATCGGATCCGGCGTCGTGGGCAGCGCGGTGGCCCGGGAACTGTCCCGGTACCGGATGAAGATCGGGGTGCTGGAAAAAAATCCGGATGTCTGCTGTGAGACGAGCGGAAGAAATTCCGGCGTCGTTCACGGCGGCTTCGCCTACGATCCGGGCACGCTGAAAGCGGAGTGCTGCGTGGAGGGAAACCGGGAGTTCGACCGGACCGCACAGGAGCTGGACATCCCGTTCCGCCGCACCGGCAAGCTGCTGGTTGGAAACACCGGCGAAGACCTGAAAAGCCTGAAAAAAACGATGGAGACCGGAAAGCTCAACGGGTGCCGCGGGCTGGAGCTGGTGGACAAAAGCGCGATTCAAAAGCTTGCCCCCGGCGTGCAGGGAGAGTTTGCGATGTTCTCGCCGATGAGCGGGATCGTGAATCCGTTTCTGTTTACCATCGCGCTTGCGGAAAACGCCCGGCAGAACGGCGCCGAATTTTTCTTCTGCCACGAGGTGACCGGGGTCCGGCGCGAAGCGGACCAAAGCTATACGGTCGAAACGCCGCGCGGGGAGTTCCGCACCCGCTGGGTGGTCAACAGCGCGGGGCTCGGCTGCGGCGTCATATCCGAAATGCTCGGCATCACCGGCTACCGCATCGCGGGCTCCAAAGGGAATTACCTGATCCTGGACAAAAGGATGGGCGCGCTGCTCCCGCTGCCGGTCTATCCTGTCCCCAGCAACACCTATATGGGAATTCACGTCACCCCGACCGTGGACGGAAACGTCATCGTCGGGCCGGACGCGGAATACGTGAAGGATTTCACCGATTACGGCGTGCCTGCAAAGAATATGGAAGAGCTGGCGGAGAGCGCATCCAGGCTCTGGCCGTTTATCCGGAAGAAGGATTATATCCGCAATTATTCCGGAATCCTTCCCAAATGGGTGGACGAAAACGGAACGGTGCAGGATTTTGTCATAGAGGTGCGCGACGATGCGGCGCCGCACGCCGTGAACCTGGTGGGGATCGAATCCCCGGGGCTCACCGCCGCCCTGCCCATCGCGCGCCGCGTGGTGAAGCTGATCGGGCAGCGGGAGCCGCTGACCGCCAAAAAGGATTTTGACCCGAGCAGGAAGGGGATCACACGCTTTTCCGAGCAGCCGGATGAGAAAAAGGAGCGTTTGATTCAGGAAAATCCGGATTACGGGGAAGTGGTCTGCCGGTGCGAAACGGTGACGCGCGCGGAGATCCTTCAGGCGATTCGCAACCCGCTCGGCGTCTCGACCATGACGGGGATCAAATACCGGACCCGCTGCATGATGGGAAGATGCCAGGGCGGATACTGTCAGATGAGGGTCGCGCAGATGATCCGGGATGAGCTCGGGATTCCGGCCGAAAAGCTTCTTTATTCGCGCCCGCATTCCAATCTGTTTACCGGGGAGGTCAGAAAATGA
- a CDS encoding putative ABC transporter permease protein YurN (Evidence 3 : Putative function from multiple computational evidences): MKKTWTRSRQKSVWGVLFVLPCFLIIFLFVIYPLFYTGYLSLSDYNFIYDRAPKFTGFSNYAKMFLDSDFVHAMKTTLFFAVFDFSLLMVISLAMALLLFFCKKGTWLFRTAVFMPIVVPASLACIVFSWIFSENFGLLNYFLGTVLHLPALARPWLTQPGSAMSSILVVNLWCNIGFETILFLSGLQSISGDVLEAADMDGAVGWKKLVYVILPNLKETYVVAGIWAIIAALKVFVEPMVMTNGGPGNATLVLYMYIYNNAFLYFNMGYASAIAFVLSGMILFFSLLNMKLNSEEAER; this comes from the coding sequence TTGAAAAAAACATGGACCCGCTCCAGACAGAAGTCCGTATGGGGCGTTCTGTTTGTCCTTCCCTGCTTTTTAATTATCTTTCTGTTCGTGATTTATCCGCTGTTTTACACCGGGTATCTGAGCCTTTCCGATTACAATTTCATCTACGACCGTGCTCCGAAATTCACCGGCTTCAGCAATTACGCCAAGATGTTTCTGGACAGCGATTTTGTCCATGCCATGAAGACGACCCTGTTTTTCGCCGTGTTTGATTTTTCCCTTTTGATGGTGATTTCCCTTGCCATGGCCCTTCTTCTGTTCTTCTGCAAAAAGGGGACATGGCTGTTCCGCACGGCGGTTTTCATGCCGATCGTCGTGCCGGCTTCGCTGGCGTGCATCGTGTTCAGCTGGATCTTTTCCGAGAATTTCGGCCTTCTCAATTATTTTCTCGGCACGGTCCTCCATCTTCCCGCGCTGGCCCGTCCCTGGCTGACGCAGCCCGGGAGCGCGATGTCCTCCATTCTGGTGGTGAACCTGTGGTGCAACATTGGATTTGAAACGATCCTGTTTCTTTCCGGCCTGCAGTCGATCTCCGGCGATGTTCTGGAGGCCGCCGATATGGATGGAGCGGTGGGCTGGAAGAAGCTGGTTTATGTCATACTGCCCAATCTGAAGGAAACCTATGTCGTCGCGGGAATCTGGGCGATCATTGCGGCGCTCAAGGTGTTCGTGGAGCCGATGGTCATGACGAACGGCGGCCCGGGGAACGCGACCCTCGTCCTTTATATGTATATTTACAACAATGCGTTCCTGTATTTCAACATGGGTTATGCTTCGGCCATCGCCTTTGTGCTAAGCGGCATGATTCTGTTCTTTTCTTTGCTGAATATGAAGCTGAACAGCGAGGAGGCGGAAAGATGA
- a CDS encoding conserved exported protein of unknown function (Evidence 4 : Unknown function but conserved in other organisms) yields MKRFFCALLASALVLSLTSCGKTEPAAGSQPAGSGSGSKVLRVGGESWQVTKIFLEDAAKAFMKDHPDVKVEIQTYADPTVVSNYSINWMKGETPVDLVMIDGASFAEQFIGKDLIYDFDKDLNFFSNFDKSKFVPSAIEMSRLHDKQYVIPVISEITAININTKMFKEAGLVDKEGKPLAPKDWEEFYEFAKKLHKVKDGKVVQQGATIQWGKDIHGTVLGVLQASHKTLYQDDGISVGFDNPEFRKILSIWQKGVKEGVFSQETFADYDSGRNSYKAGKVAMLVESGSRWIEAGQTLGKDNVSVLPIPGADQNGSVGYVNGVIVPKCSPNAELAVQFIQEQLLGEHVQTSTLNQYGKLPVINEYYAMAEAPDWKNLKNSIDKSVTYPVYKDLAKFIKDLQSILQNSLSKGTSVDTTVQQLQDMVKSLNK; encoded by the coding sequence ATGAAACGCTTTTTCTGCGCGCTGCTGGCGTCCGCCCTTGTGCTGTCGCTCACCTCCTGCGGAAAGACCGAGCCCGCCGCAGGCTCTCAGCCGGCAGGCTCCGGCTCCGGATCAAAGGTGCTGCGGGTCGGGGGAGAATCCTGGCAGGTGACCAAAATATTCCTGGAAGACGCCGCCAAGGCTTTTATGAAGGATCATCCGGATGTGAAGGTGGAAATCCAGACCTATGCGGACCCAACGGTCGTTTCCAACTATTCGATCAATTGGATGAAAGGGGAAACGCCGGTCGACCTCGTCATGATCGACGGCGCCTCCTTTGCGGAACAGTTCATCGGCAAAGACCTGATTTATGATTTTGACAAGGACCTGAATTTCTTCAGCAATTTTGACAAAAGCAAATTCGTCCCCTCCGCGATTGAAATGAGCAGGCTGCATGACAAGCAGTATGTGATTCCGGTGATTTCGGAAATCACGGCGATCAACATCAACACGAAAATGTTCAAGGAAGCCGGCCTGGTCGACAAAGAGGGGAAACCCCTTGCCCCGAAGGACTGGGAAGAGTTCTATGAGTTTGCAAAGAAGCTGCACAAGGTGAAGGACGGCAAGGTCGTGCAGCAGGGCGCGACGATCCAGTGGGGCAAGGATATCCACGGAACCGTGCTGGGCGTTCTGCAGGCATCCCACAAGACCTTGTACCAGGACGACGGCATCAGCGTGGGCTTTGACAATCCGGAGTTCCGCAAGATTCTGAGCATCTGGCAGAAAGGGGTCAAGGAGGGCGTATTCTCGCAGGAGACCTTCGCCGATTACGACTCCGGCAGGAACAGCTATAAGGCCGGAAAGGTCGCCATGCTGGTGGAAAGCGGCTCCAGATGGATCGAAGCGGGGCAGACGCTGGGCAAGGACAATGTTTCCGTCCTCCCGATTCCCGGGGCGGACCAGAACGGCAGCGTCGGCTATGTCAACGGCGTCATCGTGCCGAAATGCTCCCCCAACGCGGAACTGGCGGTTCAGTTCATTCAGGAGCAGCTTCTGGGCGAGCATGTGCAGACAAGCACGCTGAATCAGTACGGCAAACTGCCCGTCATCAACGAATATTACGCGATGGCGGAAGCTCCGGACTGGAAAAATCTGAAAAACTCCATCGATAAGTCGGTTACCTATCCCGTGTATAAAGACCTCGCAAAATTCATCAAGGATCTGCAGTCCATCCTTCAGAACAGCCTGAGCAAGGGAACCAGCGTGGACACGACGGTTCAGCAGCTTCAGGATATGGTGAAGTCTCTCAATAAATAA